The following are encoded together in the Buteo buteo chromosome 24, bButBut1.hap1.1, whole genome shotgun sequence genome:
- the NDFIP1 gene encoding NEDD4 family-interacting protein 1 yields the protein MAAAAAEPSSGRYQQLQNEEEPGETAPVVNDAPPPYSSISAENTAYFDYKDESGFPKPPSYNVATTLPSYDEAERTKAEATIPLVPGRDDDFVTRDDFDDTDQLRIGNDGIFMLTFFMAFLFNWIGFFLSFCLTTSAAGRYGAISGFGLSLIKWILIVRFSTYFPGYFDGQYWLWWVFLVLGFLLFLRGFINYAKVRKMPDTFSTLPRTRVLFIY from the exons atggcggccgcggccgccgaGCCCAGCAGCGGCCGGTACCAGCag TTGCAGAATGAAGAGGAGCCAGGTGAGACTGCACCAGTGGTGAATGATGCCCCTCCACcttacagcagcatttctgcGGAGAATACAG cttatTTTGACTACAAGGATGAGTCAGGATTTCCTAAGCCTCCATCTTACAACGTGGCCACAACACTGCCTAGTTATGATGAGGCGGAGAGAACCAAGGCTGAAGCCACAATTCCCTTGGTTCCTGGAAGA GATGACGACTTTGTGACACGGGATGACTTTGACGACACCGACCAGCTGAGGATAGGAAATGATGGCATTTTCATGCTAACTTTCTTCA TGGCATTCCTCTTCAACTGGATTggatttttcctgtctttctgtCTGACTACTTCAGCTGCAGGACGATACGGGGCCATTTCTGGGTTTGGTCTGTCTCTTATTAAATGGATCCTCATTGTTAGG ttctccacCTATTTTCCTGGTTACTTTGATGGCCAGTATTGGCTTTGGTGGGTCTTCCTTGTACTAG gttttctgctgtttctcagagGATTTATTAATTATGCAAAGGTTAGGAAGATGCCAGATACTTTTTCCACTCTCCCCAGAACCAGAGTTCTCTTTATTTACTAA
- the GNPDA1 gene encoding glucosamine-6-phosphate deaminase 1, whose protein sequence is MKLIILETYAQASEWAAKYIRNRIVHFGPGPGRFFTLGLPTGSTPLGCYRKLVEYCRNGDLSFKYVKTFNMDEYVGLPRDHPESYHSFMWNNFFKHIDIPAENVHILDGNAPDLQAECDAFEDKIKAAGGIELFVGGIGPDGHIAFNEPGSSLVSRTRVKTLAMDTTLANARFFDGDLSKVPTMALTVGVGTVMDAREVMILITGAHKAFALYKAIEEGVNHMWTVSAFQQHPNTVFVCDEDATLELKVKTVKYFKGLMLVHNRLVEPLYSMKEMGAESSQSKKPYSD, encoded by the exons ATGAAGCTCATCATTCTGGAGACGTACGCGCAGGCCAGCGAGTGGGCCGCCAAGTACATCCGCAACCGCATCGTCCATTTCGGACCCGGACCCGGGCGCTTCTTCACGTTGGGGTTGCCCACAG GCAGCACGCCGCTGGGCTGCTACAGGAAACTGGTGGAGTACTGCCGGAACGGGGACCTCTCCTTCAAGTACGTGAAGACCTTCAACATGGACGAGTACGTGG GTCTCCCAAGGGATCACCCGGAAAGTTACCATTCCTTCATGTGGAATAACTTCTTTAAGCATATTGACATCCCGGCagaaaatgttcacattttGGATGGAAATGCACCTGATCTACAGGCAGAGTGTGACGCATTTGAGGataaaatcaaagcagctgGAGGAATTGAACTCTTTGTTGGAG GTATTGGCCCAGACGGTCACATTGCTTTCAACGAGCCTGGATCAAGTTTGGTATCCAGGACGCGAGTGAAGACCTTGGCTATGGACACTACATTGGCTAACGCCAGGTTCTTTGATGGCGACCTCTCCAAAGTCCCCACAATGGCTTTGACAGTCGGAGTAGGCACTGTCATGGATGCCAGAGAG GTGATGATTCTTATCACAGGAGCCCACAAAGCCTTTGCTTTGTACAAAGCCATTGAGGAAGGTGTCAACCACATGTGGACAGTATCTGCTTTCCAGCAACACCCCAAcactgtgtttgtgtgtgatgAGGATGCCACGCTGGAACTCAAAGTTAAGACGGTGAAATACTTTAAAG GTTTAATGCTGGTTCACAACAGGCTTGTGGAACCCTTATACAGCATGAAGGAGATGGGAGCAGAAAGCAGCCAGTCTAAGAAGCCATACAGTGATTAA
- the RNF14 gene encoding E3 ubiquitin-protein ligase RNF14 — translation MSSEDKEAQEDELLALASIYDEDEFKRAESAQGGETRICLELPQNFKIFVSGNSTESLQNNGFEYTVCFLPPLVLNFELPPDYPSTSPPVFTLSGKWLSQAQLSALCKHLDNVWEENRGCVVLFAWMQFLKEETLSYLNISSPYELKMCHQGNGQSRTPLVPLNAEKDCGGAAGSAAAEEELIDARAVQNVESLSSLIREILDFDQAQKRKCFNSKMYLCNICFCEKLGSECMYFTECSHVYCKACLKDYFEIKIRDGQVHCLNCPEPKCSSVATPGQVKELVGEQLFARYDRLLLQSSLDLMADVVYCPRPGCQTPVMQEPGCTMGICSRCNYAFCTLCKMTYHGVSPCKVTAEKLMDLRNEYLEADEATKRFLEQRYGKRVIQKALEEMESKEWLEKNSKSCPCCGTHIEKLDGCNKMTCTGCMQYFCWLCMGSLSRVNPYRHFNDPSSPCFNRLFQAMHIDGELWEVEDED, via the exons atgtcttcagaagacaaagaagCTCAGGAGGATGAGCTGCTGGCTTTGGCTAGCATTTATGATGAAGATGAGTTTAAGAGAGCCGAGTCTGCCCAAGGAGGAGAAACAAGAATTTGCCTGGAGTTGCCCcaaaacttcaaaatttttGTGAGTG GCAATTCCACAGAGAGCCTCCAGAACAACGGATTTGAATacacagtttgctttctgcctccccTTGTGCTGAATTTTGAACTCCCACCAGACTACCCATCAACCTCCCCCCCAGTGTTTACCCTCAGTGGAAAATGGCTCTCCCAAGCTCAG ctcAGTGCTCTTTGCAAACACTTAGACAACGTATGGGAAGAGAACCGAGGCTGTGTGGTCTTATTTGCCTGGATGcagtttctgaaggaagaaacgCTGAGTTACCTGAATATTTCCTCCCCATATGAGCTCAAAATGTGCCATCAAGGGAATGGGCAGAGTAGGACACCTTTGGTCCCTCTCAATGCTGAGAAGGATTGCGGTGGTGCagcaggctctgcagcagctgaagaagaACTCATCGATGCAAGAGCTGTACAGAATGTGGAATCATTGTCAAGTCTGATTAGGGAAATCTTGGACTTTGATCAGGCTCAGAAGAGGAAGTGCTTTAACAGTAAGATGTACTTGTGCAATATctgcttctgtgagaagctgggCAGTGAATGTATGTACTTCACCGAGTGCAGCCATGTATACTGCAAAGCATGCCTGAAGGactactttgaaataaaaatcagggaTGGTCAGGTCCACTGTCTCAACTGTCCAGAACCGAAGTGTTCTTCTGTTGCTACTCCTGGCCAG GTGAAAGAGTTGGTTGGAGAGCAGCTATTTGCACGTTATGACCGCCTGCTTCTGCAGTCTAGCTTGGACCTGATGGCAGATGTAGTGTATTGCCCTCGCCCGGGCTGTCAGACACCAGTCATGCAAGAACCAGGATGCACCATGGGCATATGTTCCCGTTGCAACTATGCTTTTTGTACTCTCTGTAAAATGACTTACCATGGGGTCTCTCCATGTAAAGTTACTGCGG AGAAATTAATGGATTTGCGAAATGAATATTTAGAAGCAGACGAGGCAACTAAAAGATTTTTGGAACAACGCTATGGCAAACGAGTGATTCAGAAAGCCCTTGAGGAGATGGAGAGTAAAGAATGGCTAGAAAAGAATTCAAAGTCTTGTCCTTGCTGTGGTACTCATATAGAG AAACTAGATGGTTGTAACAAAATGACGTGTACTGGCTGCATGCAGTATTTCTGCTGGCTTTGTATGGGTTCTCTGTCAAGGGTGAACCCGTACAGGCACTTCAATGATCCATCTTCCCCATGCTTTAATAG ATTGTTTCAAGCCATGCATATTGATGGTGAGTTATGGGAAGTTGAAGATGAAGACTAG